The Brachionichthys hirsutus isolate HB-005 chromosome 8, CSIRO-AGI_Bhir_v1, whole genome shotgun sequence genome contains a region encoding:
- the ccdc71 gene encoding uncharacterized protein ccdc71 has protein sequence MANDVHGPVIDRPLMFANEEQRALHSWTRISSAGHNILLDALKILNPMSRDLSTSEELFTFVQDLSEEGHKPTVLCSKDVYGYRSCTSRPLTEEMLKSLNRNVRPTAKRRGKKPLTRKREVHPSWNISEKSSPRIQGIRPPELQVDKCTLSCRRTPGRTVEVSEVLQLRPCLKLTNIKGLSGFPTARLQIHTSLETSSVNISQQQVPPVLSGIPLQPSQNVCGAPTKAVALFSQKSLSCPLRLDGALIGDSAPVFYANKGRTFSETCTELTSNGWRSYGFQQDDQDPKELNTIRPRNGWKDKNSLRWRVIKVDDSRSVEEARRKAQKALQVNLSPVIQIQPLNHLLRDLR, from the coding sequence ATGGCTAACGATGTGCATGGTCCTGTGATTGACCGGCCATTGATGTTTGCCAATGAAGAGCAGAGGGCACTTCATTCCTGGACCCGAATCTCTTCAGCGGGGCACAACATCCTCTTGGATGCGCTGAAGATCCTCAACCCAATGTCCCGAGACCTTTCAACCAGCGAGGAACTGTTTACCTTTGTGCAAGATCTGAGTGAAGAGGGCCACAAACCTACTGTGCTGTGTAGCAAAGATGTGTATGGCTATCGCTCCTGCACATCCCGACCCCTGACTGAAGAGATGTTGAAGTCACTTAATAGGAATGTCAGACCCACTGccaagaggagaggaaagaaacCCCTTACAAGGAAAAGGGAGGTCCACCCATCGTGGAACATTTCTGAGAAGAGCAGTCCAAGGATTCAAGGGATTCGTCCTCCCGAGCTACAAGTGGACAAATGTACCCTCAGTTGCCGCAGAACACCCGGTCGGACAGTAGAGGTGTCAGAGGTGTTGCAGTTGCGGCCATGCCTCAAACTGACAAATATTAAAGGTCTGTCAGGCTTTCCCACGGCCAGGCTCCAGATCCACACATCCTTAGAGACATCCTCTGTTAATATTTCACAGCAACAGGTCCCTCCAGTACTTTCAGGGATACCATTACAGCCTTCCCAAAATGTTTGTGGGGCACCCACTAAAGCTGTGGCCTTGTTCAGCCAGAAGagcctgtcctgtcctctccgATTGGATGGTGCCCTCATTGGAGATTCTGCCCCAGTTTTTTATGCTAATAAAGGAAGAACATTCTCAGAGACTTGCACAGAGCTGACCAGCAATGGCTGGAGGAGTTATGGATTCCAACAGGATGATCAGGATCCCAAGGAACTTAATACAATCCGACCGAGAAATGGCTGGAAGGACAAGAACAGTTTAAGGTGGAGAGTGATAAAGGTTGATGACTCTCGGTCGGTGGAAGAGGCTCGCAGAAAAGCACAGAAGGCCTTGCAGGTCAACTTGTCTCCAGTGATACAGATCCAGCCCCTGAACCATCTGTTAAGAGACTTGAGATAA
- the cept1b gene encoding choline/ethanolaminephosphotransferase 1 — MSTTPQQQGRGPRSRQGLDQDKDPGRGVGMGPGCWMAPGALRRLVELPSPPLSRHQLKRLEEHRYSSAGRSLLEPMMQHYWEWLVAQVPSWIAPNLITIIGLVTNFFTTLVLVYYCPTATEQAPLWAYLLSAAGLFVYQSLDAIDGKQARRTNSCSPLGELFDHGCDSLSTVFVVLGTTIAVQMGTNPDWMFFCCFAGMFMFYCAHWQTYVSGTLRFGIIDVTEVQLFIIIVYLLAAVGGSTFWHSLIPILNIQMKIVPAICTFLGAVFSCTNYFRVIFTGGVGKNGSTIAGTSVLSPVLHIGSVIILAMMIYKKSAVQLFEKHPCLYILAFGFVSAKITNKLVVAHMTKSEMHLHDLAFLGPGLLFLDQYFNSFIDEYLVLWIALILSFFDLLRYSVSVCHQIACHLHIFVFKIQPRSVLRSAPRS; from the exons ATGAGCACAACGCCGCAGCAGCAAGGGAGGGGGCCGCGCTCTCGCCAAGGCCTTGACCAGGACAAGGACCCCGGGCGGGGCGTGGGCATGGGGCCCGGCTGCTGGATGGCCCCCGGGGCGCTGCGCAGGCTGGTCGAGCTCCCGTCACCCCCCTTATCTCGGCACCAGCTAAAGAGACTGGAGGAACACAG GTACAGCAGCGCTGGCCGCTCCTTGCTCGAGCCCATGATGCAGCATTACTGGGAATGGCTGGTGGCACAAGTCCCTTCCTGGATTGCCCCTAATCTCATCACCATTATTGGCCTGGTTACCAATTTCTTTACGACCCTTGTGCTTGTGTACTACTGCCCAACCGCCACTGAACAG GCTCCTCTCTGGGCATACCTGCTGTCTGCCGCAGGACTTTTTGTTTACCAGTCGTTGGACGCCATTGACGGGAAGCAGGCCAGACGCACCAACAGCTGCTCTCCACTGGGGGAGCTGTTTGACCACGGCTGTGATTCTCTGTCCACTG TGTTTGTTGTGCTGGGAACCACGATCGCGGTGCAGATGGGCACCAACCCCGACTGGATGTTCTTCTGCTGCTTCGCTGGGATGTTCATGTTCTACTGTGCCCACTGGCAAACCTACGTGTCGGGAACGCTGCGCTTCGGCAT CATCGACGTGACTGAGGtccagctcttcatcatcatcgtctatCTCCTGGCCGCTGTGGGAGGATCGACTTTCTGGCACTCGCTG ATTCCCATCCTAAATATCCAGATGAAAATTGTTCCTGCCATCTGCACTTTCCTGGGAGCCGTGTTCTCCTGCACCAATTACTTCAGAGTTATCTTTACTGGAGGTGTTGGCAAAAACGGATCGACAATAGCA ggcACCAGCGTCCTCTCTCCAGTCTTACACATTGGATCAGTTATCATTTTAGCCATGATGATATACAAGAAGTCTGCAGTCCAGCTCTTTGAGAAACATCCATGTCTTTACATCCTGGCCTTCGGCTTCGTCTCAGCCAAAATCACCAATAAATTAGTT gtAGCACATATGACAAAAAGTGAGATGCATCTCCATGACTTGGCCTTCCTCGGACCAGGCTTGCTGTTCCTGGATCAGTATTTCAATAGTTTCATTGATGAGTACCTCGTTCTTTGGATCGCACTG ATCCTCTCCTTCTTTGACTTGCTGCGGTACTCCGTCAGCGTCTGCCACCAGATTGCCTGCCATCTTCACATCTTTGTGTTTAAAATCCAGCCTCGCTCAGTGCTCCGTTCAGCTCCTCgctcctaa